The Pseudanabaena galeata CCNP1313 genome includes a region encoding these proteins:
- a CDS encoding pentapeptide repeat-containing protein, which produces MGIGKRVIAISTLIVITTATSVFAANQSHVDQLIKTKECSECDLPDARLAGADLINANIRDADLRKADMRGAKLDGAKFMRANMLGADLRFALLSGADFLNANLLEAKLEGANLFRANLKYANLERAILNQASLKNADLQFAKLISAKIDGANFENANLGLADLEKADLTNSRLKRANLRRANFSEVNLTRANLEGTSLQGTTFAGANLFHTDLRSSKIDSDTFFDPKWFLVWKIVNQRVDGQTLVAADLSGGNFEKANLAGVNLEDANFTQAYLFITNLRRSNLVRVKFNDANLRYADLTKANLMEADFKGAQLSDAKLEGANLRLANLRESIINEETILDHKWRVVWQIVNRGGEDRNLRGFDLSGANLRLARLRGAQLVDADLNQSDLRGADFVGANLQRANLAGANLTGANLRGAVLQGANFCGATMPDGSVGKCK; this is translated from the coding sequence ATGGGTATAGGCAAAAGGGTGATCGCTATTTCTACTCTCATCGTCATTACGACAGCAACATCAGTATTTGCTGCTAATCAGAGCCATGTCGATCAACTGATCAAAACTAAAGAATGTTCAGAATGTGATCTGCCCGATGCCAGACTCGCAGGAGCCGACCTAATCAATGCCAATATTCGGGATGCTGACCTTCGCAAAGCTGATATGCGTGGGGCAAAGTTGGATGGCGCGAAGTTTATGCGAGCAAACATGCTGGGGGCGGATCTACGGTTTGCACTGTTGTCGGGAGCCGATTTTTTAAATGCTAATTTGCTTGAAGCCAAGCTCGAAGGTGCAAATCTATTTAGAGCAAATTTGAAATATGCCAATCTCGAACGCGCTATTCTCAATCAAGCTTCTCTAAAAAATGCAGACTTACAATTTGCGAAACTAATTAGCGCCAAAATCGACGGTGCTAATTTTGAAAATGCCAATTTAGGACTAGCTGATTTGGAAAAAGCCGATCTCACTAATTCGCGTCTCAAACGTGCCAATCTTCGCCGCGCCAACTTTAGTGAAGTTAATTTGACTAGAGCAAATCTAGAAGGAACTAGTTTACAAGGAACAACCTTTGCAGGAGCAAATTTATTCCATACCGATTTGCGATCGAGCAAAATTGATAGTGATACCTTTTTTGATCCTAAGTGGTTTCTGGTTTGGAAAATTGTCAATCAGCGTGTTGATGGTCAAACTCTAGTAGCAGCAGATTTGTCGGGTGGGAATTTTGAGAAGGCGAATCTTGCAGGGGTTAATTTAGAAGATGCGAACTTCACCCAAGCCTATCTATTCATCACGAATCTCAGGCGCAGTAATCTAGTGCGGGTCAAGTTCAATGATGCCAATCTCCGCTATGCCGATTTAACCAAGGCAAATCTCATGGAAGCTGACTTTAAAGGAGCGCAACTTTCCGATGCCAAGCTAGAAGGAGCGAATCTCCGCCTTGCTAATTTGCGAGAAAGCATCATCAATGAAGAAACAATTCTCGATCACAAATGGCGTGTAGTTTGGCAAATCGTCAATCGTGGCGGCGAAGATCGAAATCTCAGAGGCTTTGATCTATCTGGTGCGAATTTACGTTTAGCTAGGTTGCGAGGAGCGCAGTTAGTGGATGCCGATCTCAATCAATCAGACTTACGTGGTGCAGATTTTGTCGGAGCGAATTTACAACGAGCCAATCTCGCAGGTGCTAATCTTACGGGTGCGAATCTGCGGGGCGCGGTATTGCAAGGGGCTAATTTTTGTGGAGCGACGATGCCCGATGGCTCTGTGGGTAAATGTAAATAG
- a CDS encoding CHASE2 domain-containing protein translates to MWINLKRRIVKWRGVFFVIPATTGILLWIRFMGILQPLELAVYDLFFQWRPSDPIDERIVIVAIEESDIKTFGSPIPDDTLARLLTLIKQQQPRVIGLDIYRDLPVPKKYGSEYQELVNIFESTPNLIGIRKVVANQNGSDVAASPVLEKLNQVAANDFSLDGDGKVRRILLSLKNKQGKTIPSLSAALAIRYLQKGNINLEVIDPQVQKYKLGKAIFSPLQEHDGGYTNEVLGGYQILSNFRNFQGDFQRVSLTNVLNGNIPRNIFRDRVVLIGITAESISDYFITPYNSTIVRGSFSSTSGVELHASITSQLIAKAIDGLPTLKVWTKPIEILWIAMFAIAGGLLCWNSRYARPITQSKIPLRLPWGTLAIIFLGASLFTTSYIVFLWGWWIPVVPSLLALISSSIVVTGYTALSANEARRRAILSVIPDLMFNVSGDGIYLGLINYESTIKLAIPDLENIGKHLSQMLPTEISDRHLYHIRQALTTGKLQIYEQQICINNVCQEEEVRIVVSGRNEVLFMIRNISDRKQAELAIYKKNAELASTLDELKTTQKQLIESEKYAALGSMVAGVAHEVNTPIGNSLMAASILDNATNKFKEFFDCGELKKSSLQAYLEKAKSSSEILLVNLHRAAELIQNFKQVAVDQSSLEHRSFPVKDYIETILMSLAPQIQLTPHTIKVYGDSAIVIYGYPGAFSQIVTNLVMNSLTHAYTDLDKGGQLQFEFIQQDDKVIITYSDDGKGIPAERLDRIFEPFYTTARNKGGSGLGLHIIYNLVTQNLKGTILCESEVGLGTKFTIALPVNL, encoded by the coding sequence ATGTGGATCAATCTAAAAAGGCGAATTGTGAAATGGCGTGGGGTCTTTTTCGTCATCCCCGCAACAACAGGAATTTTACTGTGGATTCGCTTTATGGGAATCCTGCAACCATTAGAACTGGCTGTATATGATTTATTTTTTCAGTGGCGACCTTCAGACCCAATTGACGAACGCATTGTGATTGTGGCGATCGAGGAATCAGATATCAAGACTTTTGGTTCTCCTATTCCTGACGATACCCTTGCGAGACTCCTCACTTTAATTAAGCAGCAACAACCCAGAGTCATTGGGCTAGATATCTATCGCGATTTACCAGTTCCTAAAAAGTATGGCTCTGAATATCAAGAATTAGTGAATATATTTGAATCTACACCAAATCTGATTGGCATTCGCAAAGTAGTTGCTAATCAGAATGGTAGCGATGTAGCTGCTTCTCCAGTTCTCGAAAAGCTTAATCAAGTAGCTGCCAACGACTTTTCGTTAGATGGTGATGGTAAAGTTCGCCGTATACTTCTCTCTCTAAAAAATAAGCAAGGTAAGACAATTCCTAGTTTGAGTGCAGCCTTAGCTATTCGCTACCTTCAAAAGGGAAATATTAATCTGGAAGTTATTGATCCCCAAGTACAGAAATATAAATTAGGTAAAGCCATATTTTCACCCCTTCAGGAACATGATGGCGGCTATACAAACGAAGTCTTGGGAGGCTATCAAATATTATCAAACTTTCGGAATTTTCAGGGTGATTTTCAGAGGGTTTCACTAACTAATGTACTCAATGGAAATATTCCTCGGAATATATTTCGCGATCGCGTTGTTTTGATTGGTATCACGGCAGAAAGCATTAGTGATTACTTTATCACTCCATACAACAGTACAATTGTGAGAGGTTCCTTCTCATCCACTAGTGGAGTAGAACTTCATGCTAGTATTACCAGCCAATTAATTGCCAAGGCTATTGACGGACTGCCAACCTTAAAAGTTTGGACAAAACCCATAGAGATTTTGTGGATTGCTATGTTTGCGATTGCTGGTGGTCTATTGTGCTGGAATAGTCGTTATGCGAGACCAATTACTCAATCAAAAATTCCTTTGCGCCTACCTTGGGGGACTCTAGCGATCATCTTTCTGGGGGCAAGCCTATTCACCACAAGCTATATTGTTTTTTTATGGGGATGGTGGATTCCTGTCGTACCGTCTTTGTTAGCTCTGATTAGCTCGTCGATCGTAGTTACAGGTTATACAGCCCTCAGTGCAAACGAAGCCCGTAGACGGGCTATTCTTTCAGTTATACCTGATTTGATGTTCAATGTTAGCGGCGATGGTATTTATCTAGGGCTGATTAACTATGAGAGTACGATCAAGTTAGCTATTCCTGACTTGGAGAATATTGGCAAGCATCTTTCTCAAATGCTACCGACCGAAATTAGCGATCGCCACCTTTATCATATTCGGCAGGCTTTGACCACAGGAAAGCTCCAGATTTATGAACAGCAAATCTGTATAAATAATGTTTGCCAAGAAGAGGAAGTGCGTATTGTTGTGAGTGGTCGCAATGAAGTGCTATTTATGATTCGCAATATTAGCGATCGCAAGCAAGCGGAATTAGCAATTTATAAAAAGAATGCGGAATTAGCTAGTACATTAGATGAACTGAAAACGACTCAAAAGCAACTGATTGAGTCAGAAAAGTATGCCGCCCTTGGTAGCATGGTCGCTGGAGTTGCCCATGAAGTGAATACACCTATTGGCAATAGTTTAATGGCAGCTTCCATATTAGATAATGCGACCAATAAGTTTAAGGAATTTTTTGATTGTGGCGAACTCAAAAAGTCGAGCTTACAGGCTTATTTAGAAAAAGCCAAAAGCAGTAGTGAGATCCTACTCGTCAATTTACACCGTGCGGCTGAACTTATTCAAAATTTTAAGCAAGTTGCTGTCGATCAATCAAGCCTAGAACATCGCAGTTTTCCAGTAAAAGATTATATTGAAACAATTTTGATGAGTTTAGCGCCTCAAATTCAACTTACACCTCATACTATCAAAGTCTATGGAGATAGTGCGATCGTGATATACGGTTACCCAGGTGCTTTTTCCCAAATTGTTACTAATTTAGTAATGAATTCTTTGACTCATGCTTATACTGATTTAGATAAAGGTGGGCAGTTGCAATTTGAATTTATTCAACAAGATGATAAGGTGATTATTACTTACTCTGATGATGGCAAAGGCATTCCTGCTGAAAGATTAGATAGGATTTTTGAGCCTTTTTACACGACAGCTAGGAATAAGGGTGGTAGCGGATTAGGATTGCATATTATTTATAATCTTGTGACCCAAAATCTTAAGGGAACGATTCTCTGTGAAAGTGAAGTTGGTTTAGGGACAAAGTTTACGATCGCTTTACCAGTCAACTTATAA
- a CDS encoding COG1470 family protein: protein MRSEPAIFASNADNSDTERNAGMGMVDILTLSTRQQQIINWIMRQRQSTLEAIAAYIEAEIEETRAEVTDLISQGFVEARQIQGITYYEIDFRRQQSNETLEAMSSVSSAIRPLSIILNPSGTVSITTGESFELCVTVTNQGDRSAVISVALDQDSSSIYPWSAFPSESLALSVGQSCEVVFLIQVPPTTFPDEYNYTLIIDAPQHYPEHTPIQYKGKVIVLPSIQEVVRVNDPTFVTLPRTSSDNPHPLRSGEIWQVLISISNRSERVDRFRVAVPDLDPKWVSIYYPEGLALVGVVEAAEGLPLNPDTQGQVTIIFKPPMDVWAGIYAPTIRVHSDNNPDLTLLDIAYFEILPTYQLDIQLVTLLTRVAKRPSLYEMRFKSNGNIARELILRTSSPEQDGLLLYTLTNEEVKIAPYGTVRINIEVEPTKKCKPRFLGDRYLNFMIEVEDRQGALLPNDRYLGSLLLPARPWWQFVLLIIGILGLIGTVIFLIWWFFFRPPDVPQAIEFTSESSTYQEAANEAIRLRWRITYPELLSEIRVEGLSADEKLLSQPVVYNFSKGIPPELKDYCVIDRELLCQNVPTDARKPSQYIFQMNLSSKNPKTRTIPLVKTTKILVEPVPQAEILEFASTKPLYTESKPVLPTIVPAPVQAAPTGSVPAPPAPTPPKPENVAPTPNFTEPSSIAIALEKQVFFTAVGIAQGAAKPRIVRPKPDLDNEVRLNWSISNTSQVRELTLVGRSPEGEVKSPPLRFVLTEGLPRSLRPYCTISNDQMICKNVPTEAKASGNYIFELAIVPSKPPVDPKAVPVTKKTEITKIAPYPAKILELKVNGQDALPQYSFNLNPDIPTIITLSWKIEASAAAKIDLLPAPGNVAAVGQLALPLSPKSAEVTYILRVTNPDGQMIMRSFIIQTIAPPPAPKPEETPPIALPPDVPEIDSPLIPNTSPNQRSGGILTPSEVPPSQK, encoded by the coding sequence ATGAGGAGTGAGCCAGCCATATTTGCCTCAAATGCTGATAATAGCGACACCGAGCGGAATGCAGGAATGGGTATGGTGGATATACTGACACTATCTACTCGGCAACAACAAATTATTAATTGGATTATGCGCCAACGCCAGTCCACGTTGGAAGCGATCGCGGCTTATATTGAAGCGGAAATAGAAGAGACCCGTGCTGAGGTTACAGATTTAATCAGCCAAGGCTTTGTTGAAGCACGCCAGATACAGGGTATTACCTACTACGAAATTGATTTTCGTCGGCAACAAAGTAATGAAACCTTAGAAGCAATGTCGTCGGTCTCATCGGCAATCCGACCGTTATCGATCATCCTCAACCCATCAGGGACAGTATCAATTACTACGGGCGAAAGTTTTGAGTTGTGTGTCACAGTCACTAATCAAGGCGATCGCAGTGCTGTCATTAGTGTGGCGCTCGATCAAGACTCTAGCTCGATTTATCCTTGGAGCGCTTTTCCGTCAGAGAGCTTGGCACTGAGTGTGGGGCAAAGCTGCGAAGTGGTATTCCTGATTCAAGTACCACCGACAACCTTCCCCGATGAGTATAACTACACCTTAATTATTGATGCACCTCAGCATTATCCAGAACATACCCCAATCCAGTACAAAGGTAAGGTCATTGTTCTCCCATCAATCCAAGAAGTAGTCAGAGTTAATGATCCGACCTTTGTCACTCTGCCGCGCACTTCATCTGACAATCCCCATCCCCTGCGATCGGGTGAGATATGGCAAGTTCTCATTTCCATCTCCAATCGTTCCGAACGGGTCGATCGCTTTCGGGTTGCAGTTCCCGATCTCGATCCGAAATGGGTTTCCATTTACTATCCCGAAGGCTTAGCGCTCGTGGGTGTGGTCGAAGCCGCAGAAGGTTTACCACTTAATCCTGATACTCAAGGACAAGTCACGATAATTTTCAAGCCGCCTATGGATGTTTGGGCGGGAATTTATGCGCCGACAATTCGCGTTCATTCGGATAACAATCCAGATTTAACCTTATTAGATATTGCTTATTTTGAGATTCTGCCAACCTATCAACTAGATATTCAACTAGTGACATTGCTGACGAGGGTAGCCAAACGACCTTCCCTTTATGAAATGCGCTTTAAAAGTAATGGCAACATTGCACGTGAATTAATCCTCAGAACTAGTAGCCCTGAGCAAGATGGATTGTTGCTCTATACCTTGACCAATGAAGAAGTTAAAATCGCGCCCTATGGAACTGTAAGGATCAACATCGAAGTCGAACCTACAAAAAAATGTAAGCCCCGCTTTTTAGGCGATCGCTATCTCAACTTCATGATCGAAGTTGAAGATAGACAGGGAGCACTACTGCCCAACGATCGCTATCTCGGTAGTCTGTTGTTACCCGCCCGTCCATGGTGGCAGTTTGTTTTACTGATTATTGGAATTTTGGGGTTAATTGGAACCGTTATCTTTTTGATTTGGTGGTTCTTCTTTAGACCACCTGACGTGCCGCAGGCGATTGAGTTCACATCCGAGTCATCCACCTATCAAGAAGCAGCTAATGAGGCAATTCGCCTGCGTTGGCGGATCACCTATCCTGAGTTGTTAAGTGAAATCCGAGTGGAGGGACTGTCAGCCGATGAAAAACTCCTCAGTCAGCCTGTAGTTTATAACTTTAGTAAGGGAATTCCTCCAGAATTAAAAGACTATTGTGTGATTGATCGCGAATTACTATGTCAAAACGTGCCAACTGATGCACGCAAGCCTAGTCAGTATATTTTTCAGATGAATCTATCATCGAAAAACCCGAAAACTCGCACTATTCCCTTGGTTAAAACTACCAAGATTTTAGTAGAGCCAGTTCCACAGGCTGAGATTTTGGAGTTTGCCTCAACTAAACCTCTCTACACAGAATCCAAGCCAGTTTTACCCACCATTGTCCCAGCACCTGTCCAAGCTGCACCAACGGGAAGTGTGCCTGCGCCTCCTGCACCAACCCCTCCTAAACCTGAAAATGTTGCCCCAACTCCTAATTTCACTGAGCCAAGTTCGATCGCGATCGCTTTGGAAAAACAGGTGTTTTTTACAGCCGTGGGGATTGCTCAAGGTGCAGCAAAACCAAGAATAGTCAGACCTAAACCTGATCTTGATAACGAAGTTCGACTCAACTGGAGCATATCTAACACTAGCCAAGTTAGGGAGTTAACCCTCGTAGGCAGATCCCCTGAAGGTGAAGTCAAGAGTCCACCATTGCGTTTTGTACTCACAGAGGGATTACCGCGATCGCTACGTCCCTACTGCACTATTTCCAACGATCAAATGATTTGTAAAAATGTACCAACTGAAGCCAAGGCCTCAGGTAATTACATTTTTGAGTTAGCGATCGTACCGAGCAAGCCACCTGTAGATCCCAAGGCAGTCCCTGTCACTAAAAAAACTGAGATTACCAAAATCGCGCCCTATCCTGCCAAGATTCTTGAGTTGAAAGTAAATGGACAGGATGCATTACCGCAATATTCCTTCAATCTCAATCCCGATATTCCCACCATTATTACTTTATCTTGGAAAATCGAAGCTTCGGCTGCGGCAAAAATCGATCTACTTCCTGCTCCTGGAAATGTTGCTGCTGTCGGACAGTTAGCCTTACCCTTAAGTCCCAAGTCCGCAGAAGTAACCTATATCTTAAGAGTTACCAATCCTGATGGACAGATGATTATGCGCTCCTTCATTATCCAAACGATCGCGCCACCACCTGCTCCTAAACCTGAAGAAACTCCTCCGATCGCCTTACCTCCCGATGTTCCTGAGATTGACTCTCCGTTAATTCCAAACACATCTCCAAATCAGCGATCTGGTGGCATACTCACCCCTTCGGAGGTTCCACCAAGCCAAAAATAA
- a CDS encoding pentapeptide repeat-containing protein has protein sequence MLHNYFLLGAIALPLYFSLAQAAIADPVSQLLETRACPECELSNANLSEAKLNGANLSLAKMRAADLRKANLIGANLIGAYLKDANFQDANLRWANFTNADLENVDFRGADLRGAKFSAALLKDINAQKSIFCRTIMSDGKLNNRDCRLSGD, from the coding sequence ATGTTACATAATTACTTTTTGTTGGGTGCGATCGCCTTACCCCTATATTTTTCATTAGCTCAAGCAGCGATCGCTGATCCTGTGAGCCAATTACTAGAAACTAGAGCCTGTCCAGAATGTGAGTTAAGTAATGCTAATCTCTCTGAGGCTAAACTTAACGGAGCAAATCTGAGCTTAGCAAAAATGCGAGCCGCAGATTTGCGTAAGGCAAACTTAATTGGGGCAAATCTGATCGGCGCATATTTAAAGGATGCCAATTTTCAGGACGCAAATCTGCGTTGGGCTAACTTCACTAATGCTGACTTAGAGAATGTGGACTTTCGCGGTGCAGACTTACGGGGAGCCAAGTTTAGTGCGGCTTTATTAAAGGATATTAATGCTCAAAAAAGTATTTTTTGTCGCACGATTATGTCTGACGGTAAGCTGAATAATCGCGATTGTCGATTATCTGGTGATTAG
- a CDS encoding DUF6760 family protein, translated as MYEEVAFIAFYFHWSRADILNLTHAERLRWVNEIMRLR; from the coding sequence TTGTACGAGGAGGTAGCCTTCATTGCTTTTTACTTCCATTGGTCAAGGGCTGACATTCTCAACCTTACCCATGCCGAACGCCTGCGTTGGGTCAATGAGATTATGCGCCTACGCTAA
- a CDS encoding ATP-binding protein, translating to MIVSPHTTITTKWLKQSQQVLFSAIAKIRSILEQKIATKKGEILEDPVASNLLNRQLDSHLRRLCENFSLSDFERDVLLLCAGMEFDPNWGMLCAEIANDPKLAYPTFSLAMSLLDHADWSALSPAANLRRWHLVEIGAGNALTSSPLRINERILHCLMGDQHLDERLLRLLEPVVANSVQIDSHQQILKQTIATWVNASEDERLEVLPVLQLCGEDVASKMAIAANVCLDLGLNLYKIPASLLPHDLSNLQLIAQLCDREYTLNDMALLLDCDRDEAPNQNQDMAIGYLIEILRCPMIISSQSRRRQHQRTIITFDVQSPSINEQQTLWEESLRDLDSDIKESLNGSIHELVSYFNLSPTHIYNASLKAKSSHKLQSNHTFHQTLWNACRAQSRPRLDELAQSVETTATWDDLILPPKEKFVLHDIAAHVRQRLTVYEKWGFAGRSRRGLGISALFAGTSGTGKTMAAEVLGNELQLDVYRIDLSSVIDKYIGETEKNLKRIFDAAEGGGVILLFDEADALFGKRTEVKDSHDRHANVGVSYLLQRMEAYRGLAVLTTNLKNSLDQAFLRRLRFVIQFPFPDAEQRAEIWRRAFPEKTPILDLDYVKLGKLSVAGGNIRNIALNSAFIAADHNEAVQMKHILQAAKIEYIKLEKPMMDAEIKGWV from the coding sequence ATGATCGTATCGCCCCATACCACTATCACCACCAAGTGGCTCAAGCAAAGTCAACAGGTTCTATTTTCAGCGATCGCCAAGATCCGCTCAATTTTAGAGCAGAAAATTGCGACAAAAAAAGGTGAGATTTTAGAAGATCCAGTTGCATCTAATCTTCTAAACCGCCAACTTGATAGTCATCTGCGACGACTATGTGAAAATTTTAGTCTTTCGGATTTTGAAAGAGATGTGCTGCTGCTATGTGCAGGCATGGAATTTGATCCAAATTGGGGAATGCTTTGTGCTGAAATTGCCAATGACCCCAAACTAGCCTATCCCACTTTTAGTTTAGCAATGTCACTCCTAGATCATGCCGATTGGTCAGCCCTCTCCCCAGCCGCCAATTTACGTCGATGGCATTTAGTAGAGATTGGGGCAGGGAATGCGCTGACATCTAGTCCCTTGCGAATTAATGAACGGATTTTGCATTGTTTAATGGGAGATCAGCATCTTGATGAACGCTTACTCAGACTGTTAGAACCTGTAGTTGCTAATTCTGTCCAGATTGATTCCCATCAACAAATCCTGAAACAAACGATCGCTACTTGGGTAAATGCTTCTGAGGATGAGAGATTAGAAGTTCTACCAGTTTTGCAACTCTGTGGCGAAGATGTAGCTAGCAAAATGGCGATCGCTGCTAATGTTTGTCTAGATTTAGGACTAAACCTCTATAAAATACCTGCCAGTCTTCTACCCCATGATTTAAGTAATCTTCAGCTTATTGCTCAGCTATGCGATCGCGAATATACGCTGAATGACATGGCGCTATTACTGGACTGCGATCGCGATGAAGCTCCTAATCAAAATCAAGATATGGCGATCGGCTATCTGATCGAAATTCTGCGATGTCCGATGATTATTAGCAGTCAAAGCCGTCGCCGCCAACACCAAAGGACAATCATCACCTTTGATGTGCAATCTCCTTCCATTAATGAGCAGCAAACACTGTGGGAAGAATCTCTCCGCGATCTAGATAGCGACATCAAAGAGTCCCTCAATGGCTCCATTCATGAACTCGTCTCTTATTTCAATCTCTCACCCACGCATATTTACAACGCATCTCTCAAAGCTAAAAGCTCACACAAACTGCAATCTAACCATACCTTTCATCAAACTCTCTGGAACGCCTGTCGCGCTCAATCACGCCCCCGCCTCGATGAACTTGCTCAAAGCGTGGAAACAACTGCAACTTGGGACGATCTGATTTTGCCACCTAAGGAAAAATTTGTACTGCATGACATTGCTGCCCATGTACGTCAACGCTTAACAGTCTACGAAAAATGGGGTTTTGCAGGTAGGAGTCGGCGCGGATTGGGAATTAGCGCTCTGTTTGCAGGTACAAGCGGCACTGGTAAAACGATGGCGGCGGAAGTGTTGGGCAATGAATTACAGCTTGATGTCTATCGGATTGATCTCAGTTCAGTAATCGATAAGTATATTGGTGAAACCGAGAAAAATCTCAAACGTATTTTTGATGCTGCGGAAGGTGGCGGCGTGATTCTGCTCTTTGATGAAGCCGACGCTCTCTTTGGCAAGCGCACCGAGGTCAAGGACAGTCACGATCGCCATGCCAATGTCGGGGTTAGCTATCTGCTGCAAAGAATGGAAGCCTATCGCGGATTAGCTGTACTCACTACTAATTTGAAAAACTCCCTCGATCAAGCGTTTTTAAGGCGGTTACGTTTTGTAATTCAGTTTCCCTTTCCCGATGCGGAGCAACGTGCTGAAATTTGGCGGAGAGCTTTTCCTGAGAAAACACCCATACTGGATCTGGATTATGTGAAACTTGGTAAACTCAGTGTTGCGGGTGGTAATATTCGCAATATTGCCCTTAACTCAGCTTTTATTGCGGCGGATCACAATGAAGCTGTACAGATGAAACATATTTTGCAAGCTGCAAAAATTGAGTATATTAAACTCGAAAAACCAATGATGGATGCGGAGATAAAAGGATGGGTATAG
- a CDS encoding phage tail assembly protein, with product MIVEEFDFTLPKGLIDANGEVHNQGKMKLLTAQDEMIVQDLSRQNPDTDLVFLLLVQAIAKLGTLNRVTAQQLEQLFLPDFLYLQNLFGSLQPQNINTSGEL from the coding sequence ATGATCGTTGAAGAATTTGATTTTACGTTGCCCAAAGGATTAATTGATGCCAATGGAGAAGTACACAATCAGGGCAAGATGAAACTGTTGACAGCTCAAGATGAGATGATTGTGCAGGATCTGTCTAGACAGAATCCCGATACTGATCTCGTCTTTTTATTGTTGGTTCAAGCGATCGCTAAATTAGGTACTTTAAATAGAGTTACCGCCCAACAACTAGAGCAACTATTTTTGCCCGACTTTCTCTATTTACAAAATCTATTTGGGAGTTTGCAACCCCAGAACATAAATACATCGGGGGAGTTATAG
- a CDS encoding CBS domain-containing protein, with product MQFDTPLDWIPSLTSVIEYSPLIVTPQTLLVEAIAMISQAHYPSCSLINSDIAETPSSPLNSFSQLMQLEVRTSCVLVKQDQDLVGILTARDVVRLTAQEIDFQNATVGDFMTTPIVTMPQRSVGDIFAVLFLFRRYQIRHLPLVDDQGELIGVVSHEGIQHILRPANLLRFRRVADVMTTEVIYAPIDTSVLDLAYLMSNHRVSCVVITQIDEEANQRPVGIVTERDIVQFHAFQINLATTQAQTVMSSPLFLLSPDDSLWTAHQEMKKRRVGRMVVSWNWGQSIGIVTQTSLLKIFDPMEMYGVIENMQKTIQQLQTESPESAETVPPIVNNQSKSLSSTSVVSSVDRTDSVIARVYTTIQQLINNCDLSNEEMRSQLNAVLDDLQPLRPSSLTAILEKETEKSFPPLQSSILF from the coding sequence ATGCAATTCGACACTCCCCTTGATTGGATTCCTAGTTTAACTAGCGTAATTGAATACTCTCCTTTGATCGTGACACCGCAGACGCTTCTAGTTGAGGCGATCGCCATGATTAGCCAAGCACACTATCCTAGTTGTTCCCTAATTAATTCAGATATTGCTGAAACTCCATCTAGCCCACTAAATTCATTTTCTCAATTGATGCAACTTGAGGTTAGGACAAGTTGCGTTTTGGTTAAGCAAGATCAAGATTTAGTTGGTATTTTAACGGCGCGAGACGTGGTGAGACTGACTGCCCAAGAAATTGACTTCCAAAATGCTACGGTTGGGGATTTCATGACGACACCAATTGTCACGATGCCACAACGATCCGTAGGAGATATATTTGCTGTACTATTTCTATTTCGCCGCTACCAAATTCGACATTTGCCTTTAGTAGATGATCAAGGTGAATTGATCGGTGTAGTTTCCCATGAGGGTATTCAGCATATTCTCCGTCCTGCCAATCTTCTCCGTTTTCGACGGGTTGCAGATGTGATGACTACTGAGGTAATCTATGCACCTATAGATACTTCCGTTTTAGATCTAGCCTATTTAATGTCAAATCATCGCGTTAGCTGTGTGGTCATCACTCAGATCGATGAAGAAGCCAATCAACGTCCTGTGGGAATTGTTACTGAGCGAGATATTGTCCAGTTCCATGCTTTTCAGATTAATCTAGCCACCACACAGGCGCAAACGGTGATGAGTTCGCCACTTTTTTTGCTCAGTCCCGATGATTCATTGTGGACAGCCCATCAAGAAATGAAAAAACGTCGCGTCGGTCGAATGGTTGTCTCATGGAACTGGGGACAAAGCATAGGAATTGTTACCCAAACGAGTTTATTAAAGATATTTGATCCGATGGAAATGTACGGCGTAATTGAGAATATGCAAAAAACAATTCAACAACTACAAACAGAATCTCCCGAATCTGCGGAAACAGTTCCGCCTATAGTTAACAACCAATCAAAATCTTTGTCTAGTACGTCTGTTGTGAGTTCAGTGGATCGCACTGATTCAGTAATAGCGCGTGTCTATACAACGATTCAACAGTTGATCAATAATTGTGATTTATCAAATGAAGAAATGCGATCGCAACTTAATGCAGTTCTTGATGATCTCCAACCTTTGAGACCATCATCTTTGACTGCTATCCTCGAAAAAGAAACTGAAAAGAGTTTTCCTCCTTTGCAATCTAGTATATTGTTTTAG